From the Euphorbia lathyris chromosome 6, ddEupLath1.1, whole genome shotgun sequence genome, one window contains:
- the LOC136232166 gene encoding uncharacterized protein, which translates to MPTENTGHHLRRSSSEMSFSGEIGAHRNSDCLSEVDLESGKLHLCDNYKTDQRDCRICHLGLESNEQENGVAIELGCSCKGDLGSAHKKCAETWFKIKGNTICEICGGTALNITGEQPNETHSTAAAVSSAPAAPMILVETRTFWHSRRIMNFLLACMVFAFVISWLFHFKILS; encoded by the exons ATGCCAACTGAAAACACAGGCCACCACTTGAGGCGTAGTAGCAGTGAAATGTCATTCTCCGGCGAGATTGGTGCCCATAGGAACTCAGATTGTTTGTCGGAGGTGGATTTGGAGAGTGGGAAGCTGCATTTATGTGATAATTATAAAACTGATCAGAGAGATTGTAGAATTTGCCATTTGGGTTTGGAGAGTAACGAGCAAGAGAATGGAGTCGCTATTGAGTTAGGTTGTTCCTGTAAAGGGGATTTGGGTTCTGCTCATAAGAAATGTGCTGAAACTTGGTTCAAGATCAAGGGTAACAC TATATGTGAGATATGTGGAGGCACTGCCCTTAACATTACTGGGGAACAGCCAAATGAGACGCATAGTACAGCAGCTGCTGTCTCGTCAGCACCAGCAGCACCTATGATCCTAGTTGAAACTCGAACATTCTGGCACAGCCGCCGCATTATGAACTTCTTGCTTGCGTGCATGGTCTTTGCGTTTGTTATTTCTTGGCTCTTTCACTTTAAAATTCTTTCGTAA
- the LOC136231981 gene encoding uncharacterized protein — MATSLVTRASATNQNLSLFRLSFNFLKSFSTSSSSANATPNSSASKKPKKKKKNLFEVAQFLPNWGIGYHMAKSHWKGVSYEITKINLYKDGRHGKAWGIAHKEGLPAADAPKKISGVHKRCWKYIPSLSKLSGSKLSSSNSTETAQKSETQAA; from the exons ATGGCGACAAGTCTCGTAACCAGAGCATCAGCTACTAATCAAAACCTAAGCTTATTCAGGTTATCTTTTAACTTCCTCAAAAGCTTTAGCacatcttcttcctctgcaAATGCCACTCCAAATTCTTCGGCTTCCAAGAAAccgaagaaaaagaagaagaacctCTTCGAAGTCGCCCAGTTTTTACCCAATTGGGGAATCGGTTATCATATGGCTAAATCTCATTGGAAAGGTGTATCTTATGAGATCACCAAAATTAATCTCTACAAG GATGGTAGGCACGGGAAAGCCTGGGGGATTGCTCACAAGGAAG GATTGCCAGCAGCAGATGCACCCAAGAAGATAAGTGGAGTTCATAAGCGTTGCTGGAAATACATACCAAGCTTATCAAAGTTGTCGGGAAGCAAGCTGAGTTCATCAAACTCAACCGAAACTGCACAAAAATCTGAAACTCAGGCAGCTTGA